One genomic region from Alteromonas pelagimontana encodes:
- a CDS encoding DNA topoisomerase IB: MLDIRRRRRGKGFEFFYSSGRKVQSQRVLQRIQKLVIPPNWCDVRINQQATANLQVTGIDAKGRKQYIYHPNWHKAQQSAKFARLSEFGAALPAFRKFCWSHVDDLHWTRDRTLALVCLILDHTGLRAGNKQYTVSNNTYGLTTLRRKHILQDDNTVKLSFIGKHNKPREVQIEDPKLADLVAESAEERGYALFRYEDSQGKWHDVDSHDVNAFIHENMGDGFSCKDFRTWGASRFALMSLPQVERAVLENPRRGWSTTLVKHVASMLGNTPAVCRQYYLHPKLFQVVDTASKRELTMEEIKKIIPEDQLNDEVIVATEKLLNGIIAA; encoded by the coding sequence ATGTTAGATATTCGGCGTAGACGTCGTGGAAAAGGGTTTGAGTTTTTTTACTCATCCGGGCGGAAGGTACAAAGCCAAAGAGTGCTCCAGCGAATTCAAAAGTTGGTTATCCCTCCTAATTGGTGTGACGTACGTATTAATCAACAAGCTACTGCTAACCTGCAAGTTACCGGCATAGATGCTAAGGGGCGAAAGCAATACATCTATCATCCTAATTGGCACAAGGCTCAACAAAGCGCAAAATTTGCCCGGCTAAGTGAATTTGGCGCGGCCCTGCCGGCGTTTAGAAAGTTTTGCTGGTCTCATGTAGATGATCTTCATTGGACCCGCGATCGCACTCTTGCCCTTGTTTGCCTTATCCTCGATCACACAGGTCTACGCGCGGGAAATAAACAGTATACCGTTAGTAACAACACCTACGGCCTTACTACGTTAAGACGTAAACATATTCTTCAAGATGATAACACCGTTAAACTTTCCTTCATTGGAAAGCACAACAAGCCGCGAGAGGTCCAGATTGAAGATCCAAAACTGGCAGACCTTGTTGCTGAAAGTGCTGAAGAGCGTGGTTATGCACTGTTTCGGTATGAGGATAGCCAAGGAAAATGGCATGATGTGGACAGTCACGATGTTAACGCCTTTATCCACGAAAATATGGGAGACGGATTTTCCTGCAAAGATTTTCGCACCTGGGGAGCGAGTCGTTTTGCATTAATGAGTTTGCCCCAGGTCGAACGCGCAGTCCTGGAAAATCCTCGCCGTGGCTGGTCTACCACATTGGTTAAGCACGTCGCGTCAATGTTGGGAAATACGCCAGCAGTTTGTCGCCAATATTACCTTCACCCGAAATTATTTCAGGTTGTTGATACCGCCTCTAAGCGAGAACTGACGATGGAAGAAATCAAAAAAATTATTCCGGAAGATCAGTTGAACGATGAAGTAATCGTCGCGACAGAGAAACTTCTCAATGGAATAATAGCTGCTTGA
- the cdd gene encoding cytidine deaminase, whose translation MDTEIEQLLTERAHVAQKNAHAPYSGFQVGAAILTHDNQIYSGCNVENAAYPQGQCAEASAIGAMVSHGSKNIKAVLIASPNNDYCFPCGGCRQKIAEFADDEIPVILVTQGAQSKTVTVGELLPYAFRLKP comes from the coding sequence ATGGACACTGAAATTGAACAACTCTTAACAGAACGCGCACATGTTGCGCAGAAAAATGCACACGCTCCCTACTCCGGCTTCCAGGTCGGTGCAGCTATACTTACCCATGATAATCAGATTTACAGTGGTTGTAACGTAGAAAATGCAGCCTATCCGCAGGGACAATGTGCGGAGGCATCGGCTATCGGTGCTATGGTTTCTCACGGCAGTAAAAACATTAAAGCTGTTTTAATTGCCAGCCCAAACAATGACTATTGTTTTCCCTGTGGCGGCTGTAGACAAAAAATTGCAGAATTCGCTGATGACGAGATACCTGTCATACTTGTCACTCAGGGAGCACAATCAAAAACTGTTACTGTGGGTGAGCTTTTACCTTACGCATTTCGGCTTAAACCATAG
- a CDS encoding HNH endonuclease, with product MLVLRLNKAGMPQEWIHVEQAARLYSQDKVLFELGTDHYTMLGGWNRLGNRSRLRLSSIIACDGKVTDISGKVALTNRYLFRRDNYLCLYCGQTFSPSTLTRDHIIPRSRGGKDCWTNVVTACPRCNHAKGAKTPEEAGMPLLAVPFRPNIYERFYLMNRRILADQMNFLASHFTQRREWIASG from the coding sequence ATGCTGGTTTTACGACTTAATAAAGCAGGTATGCCCCAGGAGTGGATTCATGTCGAGCAGGCAGCGCGGCTCTACTCTCAAGATAAAGTGCTGTTTGAACTGGGTACCGATCACTATACGATGCTGGGAGGTTGGAATCGCCTTGGCAATAGGAGTAGATTGCGCCTTTCTTCCATCATCGCCTGTGATGGTAAAGTAACTGATATCAGCGGCAAGGTTGCCCTTACTAATCGTTACCTTTTTCGGCGAGACAATTATCTTTGTCTCTACTGCGGCCAAACCTTTTCGCCTTCTACACTCACTCGGGATCACATTATTCCTCGCTCTCGAGGCGGGAAAGACTGTTGGACTAATGTGGTAACAGCCTGTCCCCGATGTAACCACGCGAAAGGTGCTAAAACGCCCGAAGAAGCAGGTATGCCTCTGCTCGCCGTACCGTTTAGACCCAATATTTACGAGCGTTTTTATTTAATGAATCGCCGTATTCTTGCAGACCAAATGAATTTTCTTGCCAGTCACTTCACCCAGCGTCGCGAGTGGATCGCCAGTGGTTAA
- a CDS encoding glutamate-5-semialdehyde dehydrogenase: MSLISELAKETKKAAQTLAVLDEAKKNAVLKDMAAALRANKEKIKQVNEKEVARAKENQLDSAMVDRLILNDERIESMAEGIEVIVSLDDPVGQERVIGTRPNGIEIKKMRIPLGVVCMIYEARPNVTADAGALCFKSGNGVILRGGKEALDSSLCIAEILQDVLVKHDLPKALINVVPDADRQLMQELMEQRDYIDVIIPRGGEGLINYVTDNAKVPVIQHFKGVCHLYVDKAADLDKALNLLLNGKTQRTGVCNALEGLIVHQAVAGDFLPRVAKSLAEHDVKIHVNDKGAAYFEGADVISEEGYGEEYLGLEIAIRVVEDIDAAFEHIFRFGSHHTEVICTEDKEAADRFQRTVDASVVMVNASSRFSDGSQLGLGAEIGIATTKLHAYGPMGLESLTSEKYLVNGTGQVRD, from the coding sequence ATGAGCTTAATTTCAGAGTTAGCGAAAGAGACAAAAAAAGCTGCACAAACCTTAGCTGTCCTGGATGAAGCTAAAAAAAATGCAGTGTTAAAAGATATGGCAGCGGCGCTTCGGGCAAACAAAGAAAAAATAAAGCAAGTTAATGAAAAAGAAGTCGCTCGAGCGAAAGAAAACCAATTAGATTCTGCTATGGTAGATCGGTTGATTCTCAATGACGAACGCATAGAAAGTATGGCTGAAGGCATTGAAGTCATTGTCAGCCTTGATGATCCGGTGGGGCAGGAACGGGTAATAGGAACCCGCCCCAATGGTATCGAAATTAAAAAAATGCGTATTCCATTGGGGGTGGTGTGTATGATTTATGAAGCCCGCCCTAATGTGACCGCCGATGCAGGAGCACTATGCTTCAAATCGGGTAACGGAGTAATTTTACGTGGGGGCAAAGAAGCGCTCGATTCCAGCCTCTGTATCGCTGAGATTCTACAAGATGTTCTGGTAAAGCATGATCTGCCGAAAGCGTTGATTAACGTTGTACCTGATGCAGATCGCCAGCTTATGCAGGAGTTGATGGAGCAGCGAGATTATATTGACGTAATTATTCCACGTGGCGGCGAAGGGCTGATTAACTACGTGACAGATAACGCAAAAGTGCCTGTCATCCAGCATTTCAAAGGCGTATGTCATCTTTACGTTGATAAAGCCGCTGACTTGGACAAAGCGCTCAATTTGCTACTTAACGGAAAAACGCAAAGAACGGGTGTATGTAATGCACTGGAAGGATTAATTGTCCACCAGGCGGTAGCTGGAGATTTCCTTCCGCGAGTTGCGAAATCCTTAGCCGAACATGACGTAAAAATTCACGTCAATGACAAAGGTGCTGCTTATTTTGAGGGCGCAGATGTTATTAGTGAAGAAGGTTACGGTGAAGAGTATCTTGGCTTGGAAATCGCTATTCGTGTGGTGGAGGATATTGACGCCGCGTTCGAACATATTTTTCGGTTTGGCAGTCACCACACAGAGGTTATCTGTACTGAAGATAAAGAAGCAGCGGATCGTTTTCAGCGCACAGTCGATGCGTCAGTAGTGATGGTTAATGCTTCCTCACGTTTCTCAGATGGCAGTCAGTTAGGACTGGGAGCTGAGATAGGGATTGCAACCACCAAACTACACGCTTACGGCCCAATGGGACTGGAATCTTTAACGTCGGAAAAGTATCTGGTAAATGGTACTGGACAGGTAAGAGATTAA
- a CDS encoding mechanosensitive ion channel family protein gives MNIDVDNWWLQIVYLTDTYKLFSSAIIVVLFLAAKRLILKLIKMRSKRKGEDRRHTINILEQLGNASLLILLMLLWGNEIQSLAISIAAFMVAIVLATREFIQCFMGFIYYLGAKPFRVGDWIQMNNIVGEVVEMDWAKTALLEVDHESFSYTGKHVYVPNSQLVTQTVKNLNFLRRYTLHSFSIINEPSVNPYSLLPTFIAKAKGHCEYFRDVAERYKGLIERHMEVEFIQIDPDIAVETNQFAKLKVTVSLFCPTAEAHALQQKISADWMDLWHSALQGQTLEKQASSQTVDNN, from the coding sequence TTGAATATTGATGTAGATAATTGGTGGTTACAAATTGTTTATCTGACAGACACCTACAAGCTGTTTTCCTCCGCTATCATTGTAGTGCTGTTTTTGGCGGCAAAACGTCTTATCCTTAAGCTCATTAAAATGCGCAGTAAAAGAAAAGGTGAGGACAGACGCCATACCATAAATATTCTTGAACAGCTGGGAAACGCCTCTCTTCTTATTCTTCTCATGCTGCTCTGGGGCAATGAAATCCAGAGTTTGGCTATTTCCATCGCTGCTTTTATGGTAGCAATCGTACTTGCCACCCGGGAATTCATTCAGTGCTTCATGGGTTTCATCTACTATCTGGGAGCCAAGCCTTTTAGAGTCGGCGACTGGATTCAGATGAATAATATAGTGGGCGAAGTGGTTGAAATGGACTGGGCAAAAACTGCCTTGCTCGAAGTTGATCACGAATCATTTAGCTACACTGGAAAACATGTGTATGTTCCTAATAGTCAACTGGTCACCCAGACCGTTAAGAATCTCAACTTTTTACGAAGATATACGCTTCACTCATTTTCTATTATTAATGAACCCTCAGTAAATCCCTATTCTTTATTGCCCACCTTCATCGCAAAAGCAAAAGGCCATTGTGAATATTTTCGGGACGTTGCTGAACGCTATAAAGGGCTAATTGAGCGGCATATGGAAGTGGAATTTATTCAAATCGATCCTGATATTGCCGTGGAAACAAATCAGTTTGCAAAGCTGAAAGTCACGGTATCGCTTTTTTGTCCTACTGCAGAGGCACATGCATTACAGCAGAAAATCAGTGCCGACTGGATGGATCTTTGGCATTCGGCGTTACAAGGGCAAACGCTTGAAAAGCAGGCTTCCTCGCAGACGGTAGATAATAATTAA
- the proB gene encoding glutamate 5-kinase, which yields MSRSNWKRIVIKVGSALISPNKKGCSSHYLLSIAQFIVKCRAAGTQVVLVSSGSVAAGSQLFPEQEKTDIAVKKAMAAAGQTEMMSTWDRLFDFPSAQILLTHGDLRDRERYVSIRETIFCLLDNGVLPIVNENDTVTTDKLKVGDNDNLSAMVAAAADADALIICSDIDGLYNKNPHEHDDAKLLSWVEHIDESIYAMAGGAVKGGVGTGGMRTKIEAAEKAVSHGIDTFIINGFTELSFNMLLEGKNPGTHFQAHETPMQENIHWMRHTSNAQGEVIVESNFAASLESDTDQLTSSEIIEVKGEFSVGDTILVRKDDGTKLVKAKSNYSSCLLNFIAKQDNEDFATEFEQKTGPIISNQNIANLEKE from the coding sequence ATGAGTCGTTCAAATTGGAAACGTATCGTAATTAAGGTTGGGAGTGCATTAATTTCTCCGAATAAAAAGGGGTGCAGCAGCCACTATTTGTTGAGTATTGCGCAATTTATTGTGAAGTGTAGGGCTGCTGGTACCCAGGTGGTGCTGGTTTCTTCCGGTTCCGTTGCGGCAGGATCTCAGTTGTTTCCTGAGCAGGAAAAAACAGATATCGCGGTTAAAAAGGCAATGGCGGCAGCCGGACAGACAGAAATGATGTCAACATGGGATCGGTTGTTCGATTTCCCTTCTGCGCAAATTTTGTTGACCCACGGCGATTTGCGGGACAGGGAGCGGTATGTCAGTATTCGCGAGACCATATTTTGTCTGCTGGACAACGGCGTTTTACCTATCGTAAATGAGAACGATACGGTAACGACTGATAAGCTTAAAGTTGGAGATAACGATAATCTGTCAGCAATGGTGGCAGCGGCTGCTGATGCAGATGCGCTGATAATCTGTTCGGATATCGATGGGTTGTACAATAAAAATCCTCATGAACATGATGATGCAAAATTATTGTCGTGGGTGGAACATATTGATGAGAGTATCTATGCCATGGCTGGTGGCGCTGTGAAAGGCGGTGTAGGTACCGGCGGAATGCGAACGAAAATCGAGGCGGCCGAAAAAGCGGTTTCTCATGGCATAGATACATTCATCATTAACGGTTTTACCGAATTGTCATTCAATATGTTGCTTGAAGGCAAGAATCCGGGCACCCATTTTCAGGCGCACGAGACCCCTATGCAGGAGAATATTCACTGGATGCGGCACACCTCTAATGCGCAGGGTGAGGTTATCGTGGAAAGCAATTTCGCCGCGTCTTTAGAAAGTGACACAGATCAGTTAACGAGTAGTGAAATAATTGAAGTGAAAGGTGAGTTTTCCGTCGGCGATACGATTTTAGTGCGAAAAGATGATGGTACCAAGCTGGTAAAAGCGAAATCCAATTACAGCAGTTGTCTTTTAAACTTTATCGCCAAGCAAGATAACGAAGATTTTGCCACTGAGTTTGAACAAAAAACCGGTCCGATTATTTCAAATCAAAACATCGCAAATTTGGAGAAAGAATGA
- a CDS encoding DUF1244 domain-containing protein, protein MNKQTQTEVEAATFRRLLEHLDANKDVQNIDLMILADFCRNCLAKWYTTAATERGVEIDYEQAREVIYKMPYSEWKANHQAPASEEQLAALAAKAK, encoded by the coding sequence ATGAACAAACAAACTCAGACTGAAGTAGAAGCCGCTACTTTTCGCCGCTTACTTGAGCATTTAGACGCTAACAAAGATGTTCAGAACATTGATTTAATGATACTTGCCGATTTCTGCCGCAACTGTCTGGCAAAATGGTATACCACGGCCGCGACGGAAAGAGGAGTGGAGATAGATTATGAGCAAGCTCGGGAAGTTATTTATAAAATGCCTTATTCCGAATGGAAAGCTAATCATCAGGCGCCAGCATCCGAAGAACAACTGGCGGCTTTAGCAGCAAAGGCAAAATGA
- the pnp gene encoding polyribonucleotide nucleotidyltransferase — protein sequence MTPITKSFQYGQHTVTLETGVIARQATAAVMASMDDTSVLVTVVGKKEAKADQDFFPLTVNYQEKAYAAGKIPGGFFKREGRPSEGETLTARLIDRPIRPLFPEGFKNEVQVVVTVMSANPEIPTDVISMIGTSAALAISGIPFNGPIGAARVGYSAGEYILNTRASEQENSDLDLVVAGTQGAVLMVESEANVLSEDVMLGAVMFGHEQLQTVVSAVNEFAASVGTERWDWQPKAENTALKSKIKALAETGMTEAYQISDKLVRKDTVTAVTEKALADIIAEDEEQDKKEVLDLLHELESDVVRSRILAGEPRIDGRDPAMIRALNVATGILPRTHGSALFTRGETQALVAATLGTERDAQMIDELAGKRDSRFMLHYNFPPYCVGETGMIGSPKRREIGHGRLAKRGIQAVMPDEADFPYVVRVVSEITESNGSSSMASVCGTSLALMDAGVPIKASVAGIAMGLVKSDDNFVVLSDILGDEDHLGDMDFKVAGTTNGITALQMDIKIEGITQEIMQVALKQAKEARLHILKVMDEAISGHRDELSEFAPRIYTMKIDQDKIRDVIGKGGAMIRQITEESETNIEIEDDGTIKIFATERAKADIAIKKIEQVTAEIEVGKTYNGKVTRIVDFGAFVEVLPGKEGLVHISQIAHERVNKTSDYLSEGQMVDVKVMEIDRQNRVRLSIKELLEKPAPKESNDE from the coding sequence GTGACTCCTATTACAAAATCTTTTCAGTACGGACAGCATACTGTCACATTAGAAACGGGTGTGATCGCTCGTCAGGCAACAGCTGCAGTTATGGCTAGTATGGATGATACGTCCGTGCTGGTAACTGTTGTAGGGAAAAAAGAAGCAAAAGCCGATCAAGACTTTTTCCCACTTACCGTGAATTATCAAGAGAAAGCCTATGCTGCGGGTAAAATTCCTGGCGGCTTCTTCAAACGTGAAGGGCGTCCTTCTGAAGGCGAAACCCTTACTGCGCGTTTAATCGACCGCCCGATTCGTCCCTTGTTTCCTGAAGGCTTCAAAAATGAAGTTCAGGTTGTGGTAACAGTGATGTCGGCGAATCCTGAAATTCCTACTGATGTCATTTCCATGATTGGTACATCAGCAGCATTGGCTATTTCTGGCATTCCTTTCAATGGCCCGATTGGTGCCGCTCGTGTGGGTTATTCCGCGGGTGAATATATTCTTAACACTCGTGCTTCTGAGCAAGAAAACAGCGACCTGGATCTGGTTGTTGCTGGAACTCAGGGCGCTGTGCTGATGGTAGAATCTGAAGCTAACGTACTGTCTGAAGATGTGATGCTTGGCGCAGTGATGTTTGGTCATGAACAACTGCAAACCGTTGTGTCGGCAGTCAACGAATTTGCCGCATCCGTGGGCACTGAACGTTGGGATTGGCAGCCAAAAGCAGAAAACACGGCGCTTAAATCGAAAATTAAGGCGTTAGCGGAAACTGGTATGACAGAAGCGTACCAGATTTCAGATAAGCTGGTTCGCAAAGATACCGTTACTGCAGTGACAGAAAAAGCGCTGGCCGATATTATCGCTGAAGATGAAGAGCAGGATAAAAAGGAAGTTTTAGATTTACTGCATGAATTGGAAAGCGACGTAGTTCGTTCTCGTATTCTCGCGGGTGAGCCAAGAATTGACGGCCGTGATCCGGCTATGATTCGTGCGCTAAATGTTGCTACTGGCATTTTACCACGTACCCATGGGTCTGCATTATTTACCCGGGGCGAAACGCAGGCGCTGGTTGCTGCTACCCTTGGAACAGAACGTGATGCTCAGATGATTGATGAGCTTGCTGGTAAGCGTGACAGCCGCTTTATGTTGCACTACAACTTCCCTCCATACTGTGTGGGAGAAACGGGTATGATTGGTTCGCCTAAGCGTCGCGAAATCGGTCACGGCCGTTTGGCGAAGCGTGGTATTCAAGCTGTTATGCCTGACGAAGCTGATTTTCCCTACGTGGTGCGTGTAGTATCAGAAATTACCGAATCTAACGGTTCATCGTCAATGGCTTCTGTGTGCGGTACATCTTTGGCATTAATGGATGCTGGTGTTCCTATTAAAGCCTCTGTTGCTGGTATTGCAATGGGTCTTGTTAAGAGCGACGATAATTTTGTGGTTCTTTCCGATATTCTGGGTGATGAAGATCATCTAGGAGACATGGACTTTAAAGTCGCGGGTACCACTAACGGTATTACTGCACTGCAAATGGATATCAAGATTGAAGGTATCACGCAGGAAATTATGCAGGTTGCTTTAAAGCAGGCGAAAGAAGCGCGGTTGCATATTCTGAAAGTGATGGATGAAGCTATCTCTGGCCACCGCGATGAACTGAGTGAATTCGCTCCTCGCATCTACACGATGAAGATTGATCAGGATAAAATCCGCGATGTTATCGGTAAAGGCGGCGCTATGATTCGCCAGATTACTGAAGAGTCAGAAACAAATATTGAAATTGAAGACGACGGTACAATCAAGATTTTTGCCACCGAACGTGCAAAAGCTGATATTGCGATCAAGAAGATTGAGCAAGTTACTGCAGAAATTGAAGTAGGCAAAACGTATAACGGTAAAGTGACGCGTATTGTTGACTTTGGTGCGTTTGTAGAAGTACTTCCGGGGAAAGAAGGCCTGGTTCATATTTCACAAATTGCCCATGAACGCGTCAATAAGACATCCGACTATTTATCTGAAGGACAAATGGTCGATGTTAAAGTTATGGAAATTGACCGTCAGAATCGGGTACGTCTCAGCATCAAAGAACTGCTAGAGAAACCTGCACCTAAAGAATCTAACGACGAATAA
- a CDS encoding DUF2878 family protein encodes MVFIWAGFGVTVRYSLHYLQGRWFLAAILGALAGPLIIGRGFAWRL; translated from the coding sequence TTGGTTTTTATATGGGCGGGATTTGGTGTAACAGTGCGCTACAGTTTGCATTATTTACAGGGTCGCTGGTTTCTCGCTGCTATATTGGGGGCATTAGCTGGGCCCTTAATTATTGGGCGGGGCTTCGCCTGGAGGCTGTGA